AGCGCTTAAAGCGGGAGGAAAAGAGATAGACCGTTAAACCATCGGGATCCAACTGCTCACATTTGCGAGCTAGGGCCAATACCGACTCCTGGACTGCCTGCCAACGGGTCATGCCATCCCCTTGATCGGCTTTGGACATGCTGCCACTGCGATCGATGATTAAGGTGTAATCACGGTTTTTCATGGTTGGGTTCCTAAAAGTTTTGCCTAAAAGTTTTGCCTAAAAGTTTCGGCTAAGAGTTCTTTCTAAGGCTTTCAGGGTTTCTGGAGACCCTATAACTGATCATGCTGGGGTGTGAGGGGAGATTGTCCCGCTGGAGCCAGGGAACTCCCTCGGTGGGTCAACTCACACAACGGATCAACGCTATTCATAGCCTACTTATCCCCTCATCCTCCGACTATCCGACTCCAACTATCCCCTAATCCTCAATGGCATTCATGAGGACTTCCACTAAACTCATATCTGCCATGTCATCCATGGTAATAGTGTCACAAATATCAAACTTAGCCCCCACTTCTTCCAGTTGGTCATCTAAGGCTTTAAGGAATTGACGGGCGCTGGGATCATTGCCCACTTGAATAAAGGAAATTCCCAACTCTTCATCCCGATCTAAGCGATGGGTTGTTTGTAAAATAACTTCAATGACGGCCCGCTGATCATCGGGTTCTCCATCGGTAATCACTAAAATGATTTCCCCTTCTTTATTCCAGCCGGGGGAATTTTTACGGTTCAGAAAATTTTGGGTGGCATCCTGCAAAACTGCTGCCAGATCCGTGCGGCCTACGGGATCATTTTCCAGAAAAATCTGCTCTACCTTGGCGGCAGTGACATTGTCATAGCGCTTGAAACGGGAGGAAAAGGTATAGACCGTAATGCCATCCGGATCTAACTGTTCACACTTGCGGGCCAGGGCCAGGGTAGACTCCTGGGCTGCTTGCCACCGGGTTAAGCCCCCCCCCTGATCGGCCACGGACATACTGCCGCTTTTATCGATAATCAGGGTATAGTCGCGATTTTGCATGTTTAACTTGCTCCTTGCCTCAGTCATAACGACCTCAATCTGTTACAAAAATACAAAAAGGGGGTATCAACTTAAGCCGGGAGGGTGGGGCGATCCGCGTCCCACTGTCCCGTTAATCTTGTCCCGCTTTCAGCGGGAACCCCAAAAAGGATGAGTGATTTAGGACATCCTTTGTGATATAGGCCCATTCTCCCTCAGGGAATTTCCCTTGACTAGAAGGTACCCAAAATCTGGTAAATTAACCCAGTATCAAGCAAGCGAGATCAACGAGCATATGAGAGTCCTAGTTATTGGCGGTGACGGTTACTGCGGATGGGCCACAGCGCTATATTTATCAAATAAAGGGTTTGAGGTTGGCATTCTAGACAGCCTCGTTCGTCGGCATTGGGATGCAGAGTTGCAGGTGGAGACACTGACTCCCATCGCCCCCATTCAAACCCGTCTCCAGCGATGGAAGGATCTCACGGGCAAAACCATCGATCTCTTTATTGGAGATATCAACAATTATCTGTTCTTGGTTAATAGCCTGCAACAGTTTCAGCCCGATGCCATTGTTCACTTTGGGGAACAGCGATCGGCCCCCTTCTCCATGATCGATCGGGATCATGCGGTGCTAACCCAGTCCAATAACGTCATTGGCAACCTGAACCTCCTCTATGGGATTCATGAGCATTGCCCCGATTGCCACTTGGTGAAATTGGGAACCATGGGCGAGTATGGCACCCCCAACATCGATATTGAGGAAGGCTATATCACCATCGAACACAATGGTCGCAAAGATACCCTTCCCTATCCTAAGCAACCCGGTTCGTTCTACCACCTCAGTAAAGTTCACGACTCCCACAACATTCACTTTGCCTGCAAAATTTGGGGACTACGGGCCACGGATCTCAACCAAGGCATTGTCTACGGCGTGTTGACGGAAGAGACGGGCATGGACGAGCTATTGATTAACCGTTTGGACTATGACGGAGTCTTTGGCACCGCCCTCAACCGCTTCTGTATTCAGGCGGCCATCGGCCATCCCCTTACAGTGTACGGCACCGGTGGCCAAACCCGTGCCCTTTTGGATATTCGCGATACGGTGCGCTGTATTGAAATTGCGATTAATAATCCTGCTGACAAGGGTGAATTCCGCGTCTTTAACCAATTTACCGAAATGTTCAGTATTTCGGGATTGGCCGATATGGTGCAGAAAGCCGGCGCTGACTTGGGCCTGAAGGTGGAGGTGAACAACCTGGAGAATCCCCGCGTGGAGCTGGAAGAACACTATTTCAACGCCAAGAATACCAAGCTTCAGGATCTGGGGTTAGTGCCCCACAATCTCTCCGATTCCCTCCTGGATTCCCTCCTCAACTTTGCCACCAAGTACCAGAGTCGGGTAGACCAGTCCCAAATTCTGCCCCAGGTGCAGTGGCGCAAGTAGGACTCGATCGCCAGGATCTCCGGATCAGTGGCTGGGTTGGCTAGGGTGGGCGATGGCTAGCCTACCCTCGGTTACCCCGGACAGGTTGGGGTTCACGGGTGTTCCTCCATTAGCCCTGGGGACAATTAGCCCTGGGGACAATTAGCCCTGGGGACACCAAACCCTGACCAGAGGGGGACTCCAGGCTATTACCTCAATGTGGGCCGTCCAGGGATCCCCAGGGATCAGGTTCCCCTGAACCTTCGTTAAAATCGCGGCGGCTGTTCAAGGTATTCTTAAGGATGGCTTTACCTGGAGCCATGATCCTTTTGTGCTGTAATGGCTCCCTGGGGGTCTGCGATCGGGTCCCCATCCCCAGCGGGACAGAGACGCAGTCAACTAGGGGGCGATCGCTAGCCTGGGCAGTTCGGCTTGCCGGATCCCCCTGTTGCCCCTTTGATGGAATGGAATAGTCCCCCATGAAAATCGCGCTTTTCACCGAAACCTTTTTACCCAAAGTCGATGGGATTGTCACCCGTCTGCGCCACACCGTCGAGCATCTACAGCGCCTCGGGGATCAGGTGATGGTCTTTTGCCCAGAGGGGGGTTTGACGGACTATAAAGGGGCACAAATCCAAGGGGTGACGGGGTTTCCCCTACCCCTTTATCCAGAACTGAAAATGGCCCTGCCTCGGCCTGCCATTGGTGAAGCCCTCGAAGCCTTTCAGCCGGATCTGATCCATGTGGTCAACCCCGCAGTCTTGGGATTGGGGGGCATTTACTATGCCAAGGCCATGCAAATTCCCCTGATGGCCTCCTATCACACCCACCTGCCCAAGTATTTGGAGCACTATAACCTGGGAATGTTGGAGGGGGTGCTGTGGGAACTGCTGAAGGCCATGCATAACCAGGCCAGCCTCAACCTCTGTACCTCAACGGCCATGGTGGAAGAACTGACCAGCCACGGCATTGAGCGCTGCGATCTCTGGCAGCGGGGGGTGGATACGGAGACCTTTCGGCCCCAGTTGGCCAGCCGAGAGATGCGCGATCGCCTCAGCCAGGGTCATCCTGAGGATCCCCTGCTCATTTATGTGGGGCGACTGTCCGCCGAAAAACAGGTGGATCAGATCAAGGGGGTCTTGGAGGCAATTCCCAGCGCCCGTCTAGCGTTGGTGGGCAATGGTCCCCACCGGGAAGAACTGGAGTCCCATTTTGCAGGCACTAAAACCCACTTTGTGGGGTACCTCCATGGGGAAGACTTGGGTTCAGCCTATGCCTCTGCCGATGCCTTTATGTTCCCCTCCCGCACAGAAACCCTGGGTCTAGTGCTGTTGGAAGCTATGGCGGCAGGCTGCCCCGTGATTGCGGCCAATGCGGGGGGAATCCCTGACATTGTGACCGATGGGGATAATGGCTTTTTGTTTGATCCCCAGGATGATCAGGGCTTGGTTAAAGCCACAGAACGACTGTTGGCAAACCAAATTGAACGGGAACGGCTCCGGCGCAACGCCCGCCAGGAAGCGGAACGGTGGGGCTGGGCAGCGGCCACTCGCCAACTCCAGGGGTTTTATGGCCAAGTCCTGAGTCAGTCCTTGCCCACCGCCGCTTAAGCCCTGGGGTAGTGATCCAAATGTAGTGAAGTCGTAACGGTACGACAAGGCTTACAGCCTGTCTTTTCCCCACCTAAACGGCACTACCAGCCCTGGGAACCTCGGTCTAAGCATCGGTCTAAGCATCGGTCTAAGCATCGGTTTAATCTCTGGCCACCGGTACTAATCACAGTGGATGCTGACAACCCGACAACAATCGCTAACCCCGCAAAAGCCGGTAGCAGTGCCTCTAGCTTGAACCTGAAGGCGTAGGGGTAACTCTAGGGGAATTCTCCGACCCATCCATGCCATTCCTTAAGCGACTTGGAATCTGGCGAGGGAGGAGTAGGGAAGCACCCTATACTGTAAAGATATCCGTAAAGATTATGGATTGTCGCTATAGGGGAGATCGCCCTAGGGGTGCCCCCTTGGTGCTGCGACCTGCCCCGACTATAACCCCCCTCTCTATCCTAGACTTGTATCTGTCTTCAGATTTATCCCCATTTAAGGTTATGTACAGCAGTCCGCAATGGGTCCTGTGGTGTGCGCCCTCCGGGGGCACACCATAACAAAGGGTTTCAGCCATCGAGATCCTGACAACTGATTTAGGATTGCTGTATCTGTCTGAAAATCCAGAGACAGCACTGTTCACAACTGTTCACAGCAATGGCGGACAATACGGTAGTACCCCCGCCTCCGGCAGGGCACTACTGGTTCTCAACTAGACTGAAACTTGCTGTAACATGCCCCCCCCATGGCGAAAACTGGTACATTTCTGGATGAGCCTAGGCAAGGGATAAATTTGAACTCTGGTTCCTTCTGGGGATGTTGCTAAACGTCCCAGAATCCGTTCTAGCTCTGACAGACCCTCGATTCGGCCCGTTCCTCGTGACTGATGCCCATGACATCCTCAGCACCCAAGCCCCAACGAGACTCTGATCACAGCGCTCAGACGACGATCGATGTCACTCCCATCCGGGAAGGACAGTCTACTCCTGCGCCTCAGCAGTCCAGCCAGTTAGCTCCCCGTCCTGCGGCCCAGTCCCAGGGCAGTGGTTTAGCCACCACCAAAGGTAACTTTTCGGCCTTTCTTGCGCCCCTGACCCAGGAGACCTTTAAAGAGGTGGTCACGGACGTTGAGCAAAAGCTCAAGGTGGTCAACCAAACCTTGTCCATGCTGGAGCTGGACACCCAAAGTTTTGAGGCGATCTTGCAGGAGATGCTGGATGCCATCACGGTGAAAACCCGTGAGTTGTTGGGGGCCGATCGCGCCACTATTTTTTTGTTGGATGAGGACAAGAACCAGCTTTGGTCGATCGTGGCTGAGGGGGATGATGGTAAGCCGCTGGAATTGCGGATACCGGCGGATAAGGGCATTGCCGGGGAAGTGGCCACCTTTAAAACGGTGATTAATCTTCCCTATGATTTTTACGATGACCCGCGATCGGCCTTTGCCCAGATCCAGGACAAAAAGAATAACTATCGCACCTACTCCATGTTGACCTTGCCCCTCCTCAGCGAGGATGAGTCCCTGGTGGCGGTGGTGCAGCTTATTAATAAACTCAAGCCCAATGTGGGGGTTGATGCTCCCCTGGCCGATCGGGTGGATACCATTGGTTTTCTGCCAGACGATGAGGTGGTCTTTGATGAATTTTCCCCCTCCATTCGCCTGATCTTGGAAAGTTCCCGGTCTTTCTATGTGGCCACCCAGAAACAGCGGGCTGCATCGGCCTTGATGGATGCCATCCAGTCCCTCAGCAAGAGCAGCTTGGATCTGAAGGACACCCTGAAGCAGGTGATGGACGAGGCCAAAAAGTTAATGCACGCCGATCGCAGTACCCTGTGGTTGCTGGATGACGATCGCAAAGATCTCTGGACCAAAATCACCTTGGCCCATGGGGAAGAACGGGAAATCCGGGTTCCCATGGGGGTGGGCTTTGCGGGCCGGGTGGCGGAGCAGGGGGAAACCTTAAACATTGGCTTTGATCTCTATAACCATCCCCTGGCGGATAATGCCAAGAAAACAGACCAGCAGACTGCCTATCGCACCTGTAGTTTGCTGTGTATGCCGGTGTTCAATGCCGATCATCAGTTGATTGGGGTGACCCAGTTAATCAACAAAAAGAAACAGGGAGAATTTCCCCCCTATGACCCGGAGACGTGGCCGGAGCCGCCGGAATGCTGGAAAGCCAGCTTCGATCGCACCGACACGGAATTCATGCACGCCTTTAATATCCAGGCGGGTGTGGCCCTGCAAAATGCCAAGCTGTTTGCCACGGTCAAGCAACAGGAACAGATGCAGCGGGACATTCTGCGAAGCCTCTCCAATGCGGTGATTTCCACCAACCATGAGGGGAATATCATCGCGGCTAACGAAAGTGCCCGTGCTTTGTTGGGGCGGGCAGCGGATGAGCGCCTAGAGGACTTGTCGGTGCGGGATCTGATCCACATCAAGGAAGGGAACTTTGGCAAGTGGCTGCAAGCGGCTCTGGAGGGTACCAATAGTAAGGATCGCCAGCAATACTACCCCGATCAAACCCTGATGTCGGGTCCAGAGGAACACAGCGTTCATCTGTCCATCAACTCCATTGCCAATGCTGCGGATCCCACCGATGTCTATGGGGCGTTGGTGGTGATGGATGACATTAGCGATGAGAAGCGCCTCAAGAGCACCATGTATCGCTACATGACCCAGGAACTGGCGGAGGAACTCCTGCGCTTGGGGGATACGAAACTAGGGGGCGATCGCAAGGAAGTTTCAGTGCTATTTTCCGATATTCGGGGCTATACCACCCTGACAGAGAGCATGGAAGCGGAAGATGTGGTGGGGATGCTCAACGAGTATTTCGAGTCCATGGTGGATGCCGTGTTCCAATATAAAGGCACCTTGGACAAATACATCGGAGATGCCATTATGGCGGTGTTTGGGTCGCCCCTGCCCCTCCTGGATCATGCTTGGATGTCGGTGCAAACGGCGATCGAAATGCGTCGCCGCCTCGTTGCGTTCAACGCTAAACGGGCTGAAACCCTCCATGCCCCCATTCGCATTGGCATCGGCATTAACTCCGACAGTGTGATCAGTGGCAATATTGGTTCCAGTAAGCGCATGGAGTTTACGGCCATTGGCGACGGGGTGAACCTGGGTTCCCGGCTGGAGGGAGCCAGCAAGCAGTATGGCTGTGACATTGTTATTAGTGAGAGTACCTATCTCCCCTGTGCCGATCGCATCTGGGCGCGGGAACTGGACTACATTAAGGTCAAGGGCAAGACCCAACCGGTGGCGGTGTATGAATTAATCGGTATCCGTGACGGTGCCTTGGCGGATCCCCTGCCTGATGTCACCCAACAGGTGATGGATCACTATGCCAAGGGTCGGGAACATTATTTGGCTCGGAAGTTTCCCCTGGCTATGGGCCAATTTGGTCAGGTGCTGGAGTTAGTCCATGATGATAAAGCCTCAGCATTGCACCTAGAGCGCTGTAATTACTGGCTCCAAAACCCACCGCCAGAGGATTGGGATGGTTCCTGGCAAATGACCCAGAAATAGGCAGGGGGCCGCTTTGGCTGCCCTCACCCTAAATCCCTCTCCCAAACCAGAAGAGAAACGTTAACGTTCTGGCTCCCCGTCTCCCAGGGCGGGAAAAGGGGCTGGGGCTGAGGGTCTTGTAATCCTGCTCCCCTCGCCCCTGGTGGGAGAAGGGCTGGGGGTGAGGGTCTATTGGGGTAACTTCAGGTTTTCAGCACCGCTAATGACGCGGGCAGATTTAATGGTATCGCCCTGCTTAATGCCATCGACGACATCCATGCCTTCCGTCACATAGCCAAACACCGCGTAGTTGCCATCCAAAAAATTGGCATCCCCCAGGGTGATGTAGAACTGGGATGAGGCAGAGTCTGGGTATTGGGAGCGGGCCATGGCCACGGCCCCACGGCTATGTTGC
Above is a window of Prochlorothrix hollandica PCC 9006 = CALU 1027 DNA encoding:
- a CDS encoding GAF domain-containing protein; this translates as MTSSAPKPQRDSDHSAQTTIDVTPIREGQSTPAPQQSSQLAPRPAAQSQGSGLATTKGNFSAFLAPLTQETFKEVVTDVEQKLKVVNQTLSMLELDTQSFEAILQEMLDAITVKTRELLGADRATIFLLDEDKNQLWSIVAEGDDGKPLELRIPADKGIAGEVATFKTVINLPYDFYDDPRSAFAQIQDKKNNYRTYSMLTLPLLSEDESLVAVVQLINKLKPNVGVDAPLADRVDTIGFLPDDEVVFDEFSPSIRLILESSRSFYVATQKQRAASALMDAIQSLSKSSLDLKDTLKQVMDEAKKLMHADRSTLWLLDDDRKDLWTKITLAHGEEREIRVPMGVGFAGRVAEQGETLNIGFDLYNHPLADNAKKTDQQTAYRTCSLLCMPVFNADHQLIGVTQLINKKKQGEFPPYDPETWPEPPECWKASFDRTDTEFMHAFNIQAGVALQNAKLFATVKQQEQMQRDILRSLSNAVISTNHEGNIIAANESARALLGRAADERLEDLSVRDLIHIKEGNFGKWLQAALEGTNSKDRQQYYPDQTLMSGPEEHSVHLSINSIANAADPTDVYGALVVMDDISDEKRLKSTMYRYMTQELAEELLRLGDTKLGGDRKEVSVLFSDIRGYTTLTESMEAEDVVGMLNEYFESMVDAVFQYKGTLDKYIGDAIMAVFGSPLPLLDHAWMSVQTAIEMRRRLVAFNAKRAETLHAPIRIGIGINSDSVISGNIGSSKRMEFTAIGDGVNLGSRLEGASKQYGCDIVISESTYLPCADRIWARELDYIKVKGKTQPVAVYELIGIRDGALADPLPDVTQQVMDHYAKGREHYLARKFPLAMGQFGQVLELVHDDKASALHLERCNYWLQNPPPEDWDGSWQMTQK
- a CDS encoding vWA domain-containing protein, which gives rise to MQNRDYTLIIDKSGSMSVADQGGGLTRWQAAQESTLALARKCEQLDPDGITVYTFSSRFKRYDNVTAAKVEQIFLENDPVGRTDLAAVLQDATQNFLNRKNSPGWNKEGEIILVITDGEPDDQRAVIEVILQTTHRLDRDEELGISFIQVGNDPSARQFLKALDDQLEEVGAKFDICDTITMDDMADMSLVEVLMNAIED
- a CDS encoding glycosyltransferase — translated: MKIALFTETFLPKVDGIVTRLRHTVEHLQRLGDQVMVFCPEGGLTDYKGAQIQGVTGFPLPLYPELKMALPRPAIGEALEAFQPDLIHVVNPAVLGLGGIYYAKAMQIPLMASYHTHLPKYLEHYNLGMLEGVLWELLKAMHNQASLNLCTSTAMVEELTSHGIERCDLWQRGVDTETFRPQLASREMRDRLSQGHPEDPLLIYVGRLSAEKQVDQIKGVLEAIPSARLALVGNGPHREELESHFAGTKTHFVGYLHGEDLGSAYASADAFMFPSRTETLGLVLLEAMAAGCPVIAANAGGIPDIVTDGDNGFLFDPQDDQGLVKATERLLANQIERERLRRNARQEAERWGWAAATRQLQGFYGQVLSQSLPTAA
- a CDS encoding NAD-dependent epimerase/dehydratase family protein, with product MRVLVIGGDGYCGWATALYLSNKGFEVGILDSLVRRHWDAELQVETLTPIAPIQTRLQRWKDLTGKTIDLFIGDINNYLFLVNSLQQFQPDAIVHFGEQRSAPFSMIDRDHAVLTQSNNVIGNLNLLYGIHEHCPDCHLVKLGTMGEYGTPNIDIEEGYITIEHNGRKDTLPYPKQPGSFYHLSKVHDSHNIHFACKIWGLRATDLNQGIVYGVLTEETGMDELLINRLDYDGVFGTALNRFCIQAAIGHPLTVYGTGGQTRALLDIRDTVRCIEIAINNPADKGEFRVFNQFTEMFSISGLADMVQKAGADLGLKVEVNNLENPRVELEEHYFNAKNTKLQDLGLVPHNLSDSLLDSLLNFATKYQSRVDQSQILPQVQWRK